The Pseudomonas sp. PDM14 genomic interval ATGCCCTGCGCCTGGCCGACGTGGCGCTGTACCTGGCCAAGGAGCAGGGGCGCAACCGCGTGGTGCTCAAGCGACCAGGCAGTCAGGGCACATGAAGCCGCGCTGGCGCTTCAATCGCGCCGGCCGAGCCGTTATCCTGCGCCGATGAAAACGACGCTCCCCCTCTGCCTGATCGCTGCCCTCGCGGAAAACCGCGTGATCGGTCGCGACAACCAACTGCCCTGGCACCTGCCGGCGGACCTCAAGCACTTCAAGGCCAAGACCCTCGGCAAGCCGATCATCATGGGTCGCAAGACCTGGGATTCCCTTGGTCGTCCGCTGCCTGGCCGGCTCAATCTGGTGGTCAGCCGCCAGCCCGGCTTGCAGCTGGAGGGCGCGGAAGTCTTCCCGTCGCTGGAGGCCGCGGTGCAGCGTGCCGATGAGTGGGCGCGGGAGCAGGGTGTCGACGAGCTGATGCTGATCGGCGGCGCGCAGCTCTACGGCCAAGGCCTGGCGCAGGCCACGCGCCTGTACCTGACCCGTGTGGCCTTGCAGCCCGAGGGCGATGCCTGGTTCCCGGCCTTCGACGAGGCCGCCTGGCGCTGCGTCGAGCACGAGGAGCATGCTGCCCTGGAGACGTCGCCAGCCTATCGCTTCGAGACCTGGCAGCGCGGCTAGGCGCTGCCTTCGCCCGACAGCTGTTACGGTTGAACCTGGCGCGCCTGAGCGCGTGCCTTCGCCATCTGCATTCCCTTGATCTGCGTCGTCCCGCGCGTCGGGCGACGCCCTATGCTGTCGCCTGCATTGCCGGCGAAGAGGTTCGCGTCCATGAGTGACACCACCCCCGACAGCGTTTCCGCCGACGCGGAATCGGTTGCCGAGATATTCGTCCGCCATCCGCTGTGGGAGGACGCCCTGGCAATGGTCTTCGGCACCGCCATGGTGGCCCTGGGTATTGCCTTCTACAGCCACGCCGGGCTGCTCACCGGCGGCACCGTGGGCCTGGCCTTCTTGCTCAAGTACCTGGCAGGCTGGCCGTTCGGCCTGGTGTTTTTCCTGCTCAACGTACCGTTCTACGCCCTGGCGTTGTGGCGCATGGGCTGGCAGTTCACCCTGCGCACGGCCTGTGCCGTGGCCCTGGTGTCGCTGCTCGCCGAGCTGACGCCGCAATGGGTGGTGTTTGCCGCGCTGAACCCGCTGTACGCCGCGGTGTTCGGCGGCTTCGCGATGGGCCTGGGGCTGCTCATGCTGTTCCGCCACCGCGCCAGCCTGGGCGGGGTGAACATCCTCGCGCTGTACCTGCAGGAACGTTTCGGTCTGCGTGCCGGTGCGGTGCAGATGGGCGTGGACGCGACCATCGTGCTGGCGTCGATCTTCATCGTCACCCCGGACAAGGTCGCGCTGTCGGTGCTTGGTGCGGTGGCGCTGAACATGGTGCTGGCGGTCAACCACCGCGCCGGGCGCTACATGGGCGTCAGCTGAGCGCGGTGGCGGCAGGCGCCTTGCACGCCTGCCGCACTTCGGGGGCTCAGACCACCGGGGTGAACTGGATGATCTCGACCCAGTAGCCGTCCGGGTCCTTGATGAAGGCGATGTCCTTCATGCTGCCGTCGCTCAGGCGCTTCTGGAAGGTCACGCCCAGCTCCTCGAAACGTGCGCAGGCGGCGTGGATGTCCGGTACGGCGACGCACAGGTGGCCGAAGCCGCGCGGGTCACTGTTGCCGTTGTGGTAGCTGAAGTCGGCGTCGTTCTCGGTGCCGTGGTTGTGGGTCAGCTCGAGGATGCCGGGGATCGATTTGCGCCACTGGTGGCGCTCGCTCGGGTCGGCAGGTATCTGCGACTTGTCGGCGATCAGGGCGAGGAAGTACAGGCTGAACTTGGCCTGCTCGAAGTCGATCTTCTCGATCAGGCTGAAGCCCAGCACGCGGGTGTAGAAGTCCAGCGCGTGTTCGAGGTTCTTCACCCGGATCATGGTGTGGTTGTAGACGAAGTCGGCGGTGGCCGCGTCAGGCGTGCCGGTGACGCCGGGCAGGGCGTTGAGGTCGTCGAGGGTCATGGGGCTCCATTGGCTGAGGGCTGGGCAGGCTGAAAATCAGTACCTGTCTAGGTGGCCTCTACGGAGGGGCTTTTCAAGGCTTGGCAATGATTTAGTGGCGCTCCTGCAAGGCTTCGGGTGGCGCTTGCCTGCGTGCCGATGGCGTTGCTGAGCGGCGAGCTAGACGGTCAGCTCGATCATTTCAGCCTCGACCTGGCCGTTGTCGACATGCAGCAGCGCCAGGGCGATCGGCAGCTTGAAGCGCCGCGGCCCGGCGCTGCCGGGGTTGAGGTAGAGCACGCCGTGGCGCAGCTGCTGCGCCGGTTTGTGCGAATGGCCGGTGACCACCACGTCGATGCCGGCGGGCAATTGCTCGGGCACGTCGGCCAGCTCATGCACCACGTACAGGCCGATGCCACCGATGCGCAGCACCGCTTCGCTGGGGATGGCGGCGGCCCAGGCGGCGTCCTCGTCGTTGTTGCCGCGTACCACGGTCAGCGGCGCCAGCTCGCGCAGGCGCTCGATGATCTGTGGGTTGCCGATGTCGCCGGCGTGGACGATGTGCGCGCAGCCCTGCAATGCTGCCAGCGCCTCGGGGCGCAGCAGGCCGTGGGTGTCGGAGATCAGGCCGATTTTCATGCACGCTCCCAGGGTCTGTTCCCGTTTCGTTCGCGAACCGCGTTGCTGCGCCAAATCGCGCCAGGCAAGGCGCGGGACGCTGGTAATGGTCATTCCCTTGCCAAGTCCCGCAACGCCGCATGGCGCGATTTGGCGCGCAACCTAGGCGGCCCCACCCGAAGGGACGGGCCAGTATTTGCGCGGAACGTCGTTATTTGGCCGACCACACTTCGCGTCTCGTGCCTAGCTCCGCGCAAATACTGGCTACGTCGCGGCCGTGAACGAAACGGGAACAGACCCTAGGCAAGCTCGGGTGGTCACCCTGTTATAGCGCCTGAACGCTACCTGGCAATGCACACGCCCCGGAACCGCTCAGGCGAAGCGTTCGGCCAGGGCGGTGTAGCAGGTGGCCAGGTGATAGGGCGTGGTCGAGGGCATGTCCGGGCGCGACAGCCGGCCCTCGCCATCGAGGCTCTCGTGCCAGCCACCGGCATGCAGGAAGCGCGTGTGCAGCACCTGCAACTGCTGCTGCACGCGCGCGTCACCGTGCGGGCGCAGGGTCAGGGCGCGGATGTATTCGGCCTGGGCCCAGATGCGCTGGCTGCTGTCGCGCGGCGTGCCGTCGGCCGCGAGCATGGCCAGCACGCCGCCGTCGGCGCGCACGCCGACCTGTTCGGCGTAGACGAAGGCCTGTTCCAGCGAGGCGTGCAGGGGCGTGCCACGCAGCAGCGGCGAGGACTGCAGCAGGAAGAACCACTCGAACTGATGCCCCGGCTCGAACCAGTTGTCGGCCGCCCCGCGCGGTTTTTCCAGCATCAGGCCATGGTCCGGCTCGATGAAGCGCGCCTGCAGGGCGTCGACCAGGGCCAGCAGGGTGCGTTGTACGGCGCTGTCTTCACGGGCGGCGAGCACGGCCAGCAGTGCTTCGGCCAGATGCATCAACGGATTCTGCAAGGGCCCGGTACCGCGCGACGACCAGTCCCGCGCCAGGCTGGCCTCGTACAGGCCGCGGCCGTCGGCGAAGCGGCTGTGCAACAGCGCCAGGGCCTCATCCAGCACGGCCTCGATCTGCGCGTCGCGCACCCGCGCCCAGTAGTGTGCGCAGGCGAAGATGACAAAGGCGTGGGTGTACAGGTCCTTGCTGGTATCCAGCGGCGCGCCGTGTGGGTCGATGCTGTAGAACCAGCCACCGTGCTTGGCGTCGTGGAAGTGCCGTTGCAACGACTGGAACAGCGCGGCGGCGCGCTCCCGGGCGGCGGGAAATGCCGGCTGGTCGATCAGGCTGCTGAACAGGTAGAGCTGGCGGGCGCAGGCCATGGCGCGGTAGCGCTGCACGGGCAGCGGGCGGTGGGCTGCGTCCAGTGCTTCGTAGGGCAGGGCGAGTTCCGCGTTCCAGCCGGGGCCTTGCCAGAGCGGCACAATGTGCGTGGCAAAGTGTGCCTGCACGGTGTCGAACAGGGCGCGTGGAGCGGCGGGGCGGGAACGGTCGGGCATGGGCGCGTCGTCAGGGCTGGGGGCGCCATGGTAACAAATGCGCGCGCCGGATCGTGCCCGCGCGCGCATCTGGCAAGGCGAAAGAAAAAGCCCGGCGGTTGCCGGGCTTTTTCGTGGAGCGGATGCGCTTACTGCACCAGTTTTTCCAGCAGCGCCTTGTCGCGCACCGCACCCTTGTCAGCGCTGGTGGCGAGCAGGGCGTAGGCTTTGAGCGCCGTGGTGACCTTGCGCGGACGGCTTTCCACCGGCTTCCAGCCCTTCTTGTCCTGCTCGTGGCGGCGATGGGCGATTTCCTCGTCGCTGACCAGCAGGTTGATGGTGCGCTCGTGGATGTTGATCAGGATCTTGTCGCCTTCGCGCACCAGGCCGATGGCGCCGCCGGCAGCCGCTTCGGGGGAAGCGTGGCCGATCGACAGGCCCGAGGTGCCGCCGGAGAAGCGGCCGTCGGTGAGCAGGGCGCAGGCTTTGCCCAGGCCCTTGGACTTCAGGTACGAGGTCGGGTAGAGCATTTCCTGCATGCCCGGGCCGCCTTTCGGGCCTTCGTAGCGAATGATGACGATGTCGCCTTCCTTCACTTCGTCAGCGAGGATGCCGCGCACGGCGCTGTCCTGGCTCTCGTAGATCTTCGCGTTGCCTTCGAAGATATGGATCGACTCATCCACACCGGCGGTCTTCACCACGCAGCCGTCGAGGGCGATGTTGCCGTACAGCACGGCCAGACCGCCTTCTTGCGAGTAAGCGTGCTCGACACTGCGGATGCAGCCGTTCTCGCGGTCGTCGTCGAGGGTTTCCCAACGGGTCGACTGGCTGAACGCGGTCTGCGTCGGGATGCCCGCCGGGCCGGCCTTGAAGAAGGTGTGCACGGCTTCATCGCTGGTCTGGGTGATGTCCCACTTGGCGATGGCTTCGGCCACGGTTTTGCTGTGCACGGTCGGCAGGTCGGTGTGCAGCAGGCCGCCACGGGCCAGCGAGCCGAGGATGGAGAAGATGCCGCCGGCGCGATGCACGTCTTCCATGTGGTACTTCTGGATGTTCGGCGCCACCTTGCACAGCTGCGGCACCTTGCGCGACAGGCGATCGATGTCGCGCAGGTCGAAGTCGATCTCGGCTTCCTGGGCGGCGGCCAGCAGGTGCAGGATGGTGTTGGTGGAACCGCCCATGGCGATGTCCAGGGTCATGGCGTTCTCGAACGCCTTGAAGTTGGCGATGTTGCGCGGCAGCACCGAGTCATCGTTCTCGCCGTAGTAACGCTTGCACAGCTCGACGATGGTGCGGCCGGCCTGCAGGAACAGTTGCTCGCGGTCGCTGTGGGTGGCCAGGGTCGAACCGTTGCCCGGCAGGGCCAGGCCCAGGGCTTCGGTCAGGCAGTTCATCGAGTTGGCGGTGAACATGCCGGAGCACGAACCGCAGGTCGGGCAGGCGCTGCGCTCGTACTCGGCGACCTTCTCATCGGAGGCGGTGGAGTCGGCGGCGATCACCATGGCGTCGACCAGGTCCAGACCGTGGCTGGCCAGTTTGGTCTTGCCGGCTTCCATCGGGCCACCGGAGACGAAGATCACCGGGATGTTCAGGCGCAGGGCGGCCATCAGCATGCCGGGGGTGATCTTGTCGCAGTTGGAGATACAGACGATGGCGTCGGCGCAGTGGGCGTTGACCATGTACTCGACGGCGTCGGCGATGATCTCGCGGCTCGGCAGCGAATAGAGCATACCGTCGTGGCCCATGGCGATGCCGTCGTCCACGGCGATGGTGTTGAATTCCTTGGCCACGCCGCCGTGCTTCTCGATCTCGCGGGCGACCAGCTGGCCGAGGTCCTTCAGGTGCACGTGGCCGGGCACGAACTGGGTGAAGGAGTTGGCGATGGCGATGATCGGCTTCTTGAAGTCTTCGTCCTTCATCCCGGTGGCGCGCCACAGGGCACGGGCGCCGGCCATGTTGCGGCCGTGGGTGGACGTTTTCGAGCGGTAATCAGGCATGACGGTTTCCTGGCTAATCAGGTGTCTGGTTATAGGTGTGCATGAGCGCTGATCGACCGACAGTGACGGCAAGATGGCCGCGCTTTCGGTGTGGGTCGTAGTCGAAGCGGGGTTACCGCTTGTACGGCCTGGGCTCACCGGCCCGCCGGGGATGGTTGGCGAGGAATGGGCCGATTCTACGCCGCAGACGCCGGCCTGGGAAAGGCTGGCGGTCGCCCCCGGCAAGGCGGGGGCGCTTAGTAGGCTGTGCCGTGCGCACCGAGGGTATTCGGTGAGGAACCCTGGTGTGCACGGCGCACCCTACAAAAGCATCAGCTGTTGGGCAGCAGGCGCACCGTCAGGCTCTTGATGTAGCGCGTCTCGGCAATGGCCGGGTGCACCGGATGATCCGGGCCCTGGGCGCCGCGTTCGAGCAGCTGGATGTTGCGGTCCAGATGGCGGGCGCTGGTCAGCAGGATGTTTTGCAGGTTGTCTTCTTCCAGGTGCATGGAGCAGCTGGCGCTGACCAGGATGCCGTCCTTGTTGAGCATGCGCATGGCGGTCTCGTTGAGGCGACGGTAAGCGGCCTCGCCGTTCTTGATGTCCTTCTTGCGCTTGATGAAGGCGGGCGGGTCGGCAACGATCACGTCGAAGCGTTCCTCGGCGGACTTCAGCTCCTTGAGGGCGGCGAACACGTCGCCTTCGACGCAGGTGACCTGCTCAGCCACGCCGTTGAGGGTGGCGTTGCGCTCCACGCCGTCGAGGGCAAAGCCGGAGGCGTCGACGCAGAACACTTCACTGGCGCCGAACGCCGCGGCCTGCACGCCCCAGCCGCCGATGTAGCTGAACAGGTCGAGCACGCGCTTGCCCTTGACGTAGGGCGCCAGGCGCGCGCGGTTCATGCGGTGGTCGTAGAACCAGCCGGTCTTCTGGCCTTCCAGCACCGGCGCCTGGAACTTCACGCCGTTTTCTTCCAGGTCGACCCACTCCGGCACCACGCCGAAGGCGGTGTCGACGTAGCGCTCCAGGCCTTCGGCATCGCGGGCGGCAGAGTCGTTCTTGAACAGGATTCCGCGCGGTTTGAGCACCTGGACCAGCGCCTCGATCAGCGCGTCCTTGTTGTGCTCCATGGTGGCGGAGGCCAGCTGCACCACCAGATGGTCGCCGAAGCGGTCGACCACCAGGCCCGGCAGCAGGTCGGAGTCGCCGTAGACCAGGCGGTAGAACGGCTGGTCGAACAGGCGCTCGCGCAGGCTCAGGGCCACGTTGAGGCGGTGCACCAGCAGGGATTTGTCGAGCACGTGCTTGACGTCACGGGACAGCAGGCGGGCGCAGATCAGGTTGTTCGGGCTCATCGCCACGACGCCCAGCGGCTTGCCGCCGGCGGCTTCGAGGATGGCCTGGTCACCGGGCTGGAAGCCGGCGAGCGGCGTGGCGGTGACGTCGATTTCGTTGCTGTAGACCCACAGGTGACCTGCGCGCAGGCGGCGGTCGGCATTGGCTTTTAGGCGCAGGCTGGGCAGGGTCATGGGGGCGCTCCGAAAAAAAGAGCGCGATTATAGCCCAAGCGACCCGCGCACCGGCGGGCCGCTCGCCGGTTGTCAGGCGGCCAGGCTGGCGATCAGCTGCTTGTTGAATGCGGGGATGTCGTCCGGTTTGCGGCTGCTGATCAGCGTGCCATCGACCACCACGTCCTGGTCGATCCAGTTGGCGCCAGCGTTCTTCAGGTCGTCGGTGAGCGAGGGCCAGCTGGTCATGGTCTTGCCCTTGACCAGGCCGGCCGAGGCCAGCAGCCAGCCACCGTGGCAGATCACCGCGATCGGCTTGTTGGCGCGTGCGGCGTCCTTGACGAGGCCCTGGGCCGTTTCATCGGTGCGGATGGTGTCGGCGTTGACCACGCCGCCGGGCAGCACCACGGCGTCGTAGTCCTCGATGCGGATGGCGTCGAACGTCTTGTCGACGCTGAAGCTGTCACCGGGGTCGGTGTGGTGCCAGCCTTTCACCTGGCCGAGCTTGGCCGAGACGATCTCGGCGATGGCGCCCGCCTGTTCCAGGGCCTGCTTGGGGCCGGTCAGCTCGATCTGCTCGAAACCGTCCGTCACCAGCAGGGCGACACGTTTACCTTTGAGGGAAGTGCTCATGTTCGGGTACTCCTGAGTGAGAGCCGCGTACGGGTAAGCCTGCAGCACCATGGGTGGGCGCGACCAGGCAGCATCTAAAGGTCCGACCCGGGGGCGAATGAAAAGATCAGGCAAAGTTATGCCTGCTGCGGCGAAACTCCGGGTTAAACTGAGAACCTCCGCCCAATTTCCAAACTCCTCAGGTCATGGCCCAAGAACTTTCCGCCGAACAGATCCATCAGGTGCTGCAGGGCATCAGTGTGCCGCCGCAACCCCAGATCATGGTCGATCTGCAGATGGAACAGGTCATGCCCAACCCTGACCTGAAGACCATCGCCAAGCTGATCAGCCAGGACCCGGGCTTGTCCGGCGCACTGCTGAAGATCGTCAACTCGCCGTACTTCGGCCTGGCCAACAAGGTCAGCTCGATCCAGCGCGCGGTGAACCTGCTCGGCAGCCGGTCGGTGATCAACATGATCAACGCGCTGTCGATCCGCGGCGAGATGAGCGACGAGACCATCGTCATCCTCAACCGCTTCTGGGATACCGCCCAGGACGTGGCCATGACCTGCCTGACCCTGGCCAAGCGCATTGGCTGCGAGGCACCGGACGAGGCCTACACCCTGGGCCTGTTCCACAACTGCGGCATCCCGCTGATGCTCAAGCGCTTCCCGCAGTACATGACCGTGCTGGAGGAGGCGTACTACAGCGCCAGTGGAGAGCGCCGCGTGGTGGACACGGAAAACCGTCTGCTCAACACCAACCACGCGGTGGTCGGCTACTTCACCGCCAAGTCGTGGAACCTGCCGCTGCACCTGTGCGAGGCGATTGCCAACCACCACAACGCCCTGGCCATCTTCAGCGATGAAACCAGCCGCGATGCGCAGCTGAAGAACCTCCTGGCGATCCTCAAGATGGCCGAGCACATCTGCGGTTGCTACCGCGTGCTGGGCAACCAGGAGCGTGACCACGAGTGGGAGAGCATCCAGCGCGTGGTGCTGGAGTACGTCGGCCTGTCCGAGTACGACTTCGAGACGCTCAAGGAAACCATCCACGACCTCGGCGCCGGCGGCTGAGCGGCGCTTAACCGCCTTGGCGCTTCCTGCTAAGGTGGCGCCCCCTGTCCAGTTCCATCGCAGTCATGCCCGAACTTCCAGAAGTCGAAACCACCCGGCGTGGAATCGCGCCCTTCCTCGAAGGCCAGCGCGTCAGCCGGGTCATTGTGCGTGAGCGCCGCCTGCGTTGGCCGATCCCCGAAGACCTCGATGTGCGCCTTTCCGGGCAGCGCATCGAAAGCGTCGAGCGCCGCGCCAAGTACCTGCTGATGAAGGCCGAGAGCGGCACGCTGATCGGCCACCTGGGCATGTCCGGCAGCCTGCGCCTGGTGGAGTGCGGGCTGGCAGCTGCCAAGCACGAGCACGTCGACATTGAGCTGGAGTCCGGTCTGGCGCTGCGTTACACCGATCCGCGGCGCTTCGGTGCGCTGCTGTGGAGCAGTGACCCGCTCAACCATGAGCTGCTGATCCGCCTGGGCCCGGAGCCGCTGACCGAGCTGTTCGACGGCGAGCGCCTGTATCAGTTGTCGCGCGGCCGTTCGATGGCGATCAAACCGTTCATCATGGACAACGCCGTGGTCGTGGGCGTGGGCAACATCTACGCCTCCGAGGCGCTGTTCGCCGCCGGTATCGACCCGCGCCGTGAGGCCGGCACCGTGTCGCGCGCCCGCTACGTGACCCTGGCGCATGAGATCAAACGCATCCTCGCCCACGCCATCGAGCGCGGCGGCACTACCCTGCGTGACTTCGTCGGCGGCGATGGCCAGCCGGGCTACTTCCAGCAGGAGCTGTTCGTCTACGGTCGTGGCGGGCAGTTCTGCAAGGCCTGTGGCAGCACGCTGCGCGAGGTCAAGCTGGGCCAGCGAGCGAGTGTGTACTGCCCGAAATGCCAGCGCTGAAACGCATCACCTGAAACAACAATAAGAGAGACACGATGTCCGGCAACTACCTGCCGCCCAATCCGTTCGCGCAGTGGTTGGGGCAAACCACCTTGAACCTGCTGGGCTGGCGTATCGAGGGCGAGCTGCCGAGGCTCGACAAGTTCGTCGCCATCGGCGCGCACCACACCTCCAACTGGGACTTCGTGCTGTTCATCGCGTTGAAGTTCGTCCTGCGCCTGAACGCACGCTGGTTCGGCAAGCACAGCATCTTCGTCTGGCCCTTCGCCGGGCTGCTGCGCAGCTGGGGCGGTATCGCCATCCAGCGGCATCTGACACTGAACATGGTCGAGCAGGCGGTGCAGCGCTTCCAACAGGCCGATGAGTTCATCCTGGTGCTGTCGCCGGAAGGCACGCGCAAGCGGGTGGAGCGCTGGCGCATGGGCTTCTACCATATCGCCTGCGGCGCGGGCGTGCCGATCGTCCCGGCGGCGCTCGATTACGCCAATCGCCGGGTGGTGATCGGTGCACCGTTCATGCCCACTGGCGACGCCGAAGCGGACCTGCGCACGCTGCTGGCTTTTTTCCGGCCCTATGAGCCGAAAAAGCCGCAGTATGCGTTCCACGGCGATTGACGGCGTTCACGCTGACATTTGCGCAAGCGCTGTTATAGTTACGAAGATCGTTCTGCCATAACTAAACAATGAAGGACCGCAACCATGACTCTGTTTCGCACCACCGCTGCGGTGTTGGCTCTGACCACTGGCCTGCTGG includes:
- a CDS encoding dihydrofolate reductase, with amino-acid sequence MKTTLPLCLIAALAENRVIGRDNQLPWHLPADLKHFKAKTLGKPIIMGRKTWDSLGRPLPGRLNLVVSRQPGLQLEGAEVFPSLEAAVQRADEWAREQGVDELMLIGGAQLYGQGLAQATRLYLTRVALQPEGDAWFPAFDEAAWRCVEHEEHAALETSPAYRFETWQRG
- a CDS encoding YitT family protein, giving the protein MSDTTPDSVSADAESVAEIFVRHPLWEDALAMVFGTAMVALGIAFYSHAGLLTGGTVGLAFLLKYLAGWPFGLVFFLLNVPFYALALWRMGWQFTLRTACAVALVSLLAELTPQWVVFAALNPLYAAVFGGFAMGLGLLMLFRHRASLGGVNILALYLQERFGLRAGAVQMGVDATIVLASIFIVTPDKVALSVLGAVALNMVLAVNHRAGRYMGVS
- the gloA gene encoding lactoylglutathione lyase, with product MTLDDLNALPGVTGTPDAATADFVYNHTMIRVKNLEHALDFYTRVLGFSLIEKIDFEQAKFSLYFLALIADKSQIPADPSERHQWRKSIPGILELTHNHGTENDADFSYHNGNSDPRGFGHLCVAVPDIHAACARFEELGVTFQKRLSDGSMKDIAFIKDPDGYWVEIIQFTPVV
- a CDS encoding metallophosphoesterase family protein encodes the protein MKIGLISDTHGLLRPEALAALQGCAHIVHAGDIGNPQIIERLRELAPLTVVRGNNDEDAAWAAAIPSEAVLRIGGIGLYVVHELADVPEQLPAGIDVVVTGHSHKPAQQLRHGVLYLNPGSAGPRRFKLPIALALLHVDNGQVEAEMIELTV
- a CDS encoding AGE family epimerase/isomerase, which codes for MPDRSRPAAPRALFDTVQAHFATHIVPLWQGPGWNAELALPYEALDAAHRPLPVQRYRAMACARQLYLFSSLIDQPAFPAARERAAALFQSLQRHFHDAKHGGWFYSIDPHGAPLDTSKDLYTHAFVIFACAHYWARVRDAQIEAVLDEALALLHSRFADGRGLYEASLARDWSSRGTGPLQNPLMHLAEALLAVLAAREDSAVQRTLLALVDALQARFIEPDHGLMLEKPRGAADNWFEPGHQFEWFFLLQSSPLLRGTPLHASLEQAFVYAEQVGVRADGGVLAMLAADGTPRDSSQRIWAQAEYIRALTLRPHGDARVQQQLQVLHTRFLHAGGWHESLDGEGRLSRPDMPSTTPYHLATCYTALAERFA
- the ilvD gene encoding dihydroxy-acid dehydratase, producing MPDYRSKTSTHGRNMAGARALWRATGMKDEDFKKPIIAIANSFTQFVPGHVHLKDLGQLVAREIEKHGGVAKEFNTIAVDDGIAMGHDGMLYSLPSREIIADAVEYMVNAHCADAIVCISNCDKITPGMLMAALRLNIPVIFVSGGPMEAGKTKLASHGLDLVDAMVIAADSTASDEKVAEYERSACPTCGSCSGMFTANSMNCLTEALGLALPGNGSTLATHSDREQLFLQAGRTIVELCKRYYGENDDSVLPRNIANFKAFENAMTLDIAMGGSTNTILHLLAAAQEAEIDFDLRDIDRLSRKVPQLCKVAPNIQKYHMEDVHRAGGIFSILGSLARGGLLHTDLPTVHSKTVAEAIAKWDITQTSDEAVHTFFKAGPAGIPTQTAFSQSTRWETLDDDRENGCIRSVEHAYSQEGGLAVLYGNIALDGCVVKTAGVDESIHIFEGNAKIYESQDSAVRGILADEVKEGDIVIIRYEGPKGGPGMQEMLYPTSYLKSKGLGKACALLTDGRFSGGTSGLSIGHASPEAAAGGAIGLVREGDKILINIHERTINLLVSDEEIAHRRHEQDKKGWKPVESRPRKVTTALKAYALLATSADKGAVRDKALLEKLVQ
- a CDS encoding class I SAM-dependent rRNA methyltransferase translates to MTLPSLRLKANADRRLRAGHLWVYSNEIDVTATPLAGFQPGDQAILEAAGGKPLGVVAMSPNNLICARLLSRDVKHVLDKSLLVHRLNVALSLRERLFDQPFYRLVYGDSDLLPGLVVDRFGDHLVVQLASATMEHNKDALIEALVQVLKPRGILFKNDSAARDAEGLERYVDTAFGVVPEWVDLEENGVKFQAPVLEGQKTGWFYDHRMNRARLAPYVKGKRVLDLFSYIGGWGVQAAAFGASEVFCVDASGFALDGVERNATLNGVAEQVTCVEGDVFAALKELKSAEERFDVIVADPPAFIKRKKDIKNGEAAYRRLNETAMRMLNKDGILVSASCSMHLEEDNLQNILLTSARHLDRNIQLLERGAQGPDHPVHPAIAETRYIKSLTVRLLPNS
- a CDS encoding type 1 glutamine amidotransferase domain-containing protein, producing MSTSLKGKRVALLVTDGFEQIELTGPKQALEQAGAIAEIVSAKLGQVKGWHHTDPGDSFSVDKTFDAIRIEDYDAVVLPGGVVNADTIRTDETAQGLVKDAARANKPIAVICHGGWLLASAGLVKGKTMTSWPSLTDDLKNAGANWIDQDVVVDGTLISSRKPDDIPAFNKQLIASLAA
- a CDS encoding HDOD domain-containing protein; this translates as MPPQPQIMVDLQMEQVMPNPDLKTIAKLISQDPGLSGALLKIVNSPYFGLANKVSSIQRAVNLLGSRSVINMINALSIRGEMSDETIVILNRFWDTAQDVAMTCLTLAKRIGCEAPDEAYTLGLFHNCGIPLMLKRFPQYMTVLEEAYYSASGERRVVDTENRLLNTNHAVVGYFTAKSWNLPLHLCEAIANHHNALAIFSDETSRDAQLKNLLAILKMAEHICGCYRVLGNQERDHEWESIQRVVLEYVGLSEYDFETLKETIHDLGAGG
- the mutM gene encoding bifunctional DNA-formamidopyrimidine glycosylase/DNA-(apurinic or apyrimidinic site) lyase, with translation MPELPEVETTRRGIAPFLEGQRVSRVIVRERRLRWPIPEDLDVRLSGQRIESVERRAKYLLMKAESGTLIGHLGMSGSLRLVECGLAAAKHEHVDIELESGLALRYTDPRRFGALLWSSDPLNHELLIRLGPEPLTELFDGERLYQLSRGRSMAIKPFIMDNAVVVGVGNIYASEALFAAGIDPRREAGTVSRARYVTLAHEIKRILAHAIERGGTTLRDFVGGDGQPGYFQQELFVYGRGGQFCKACGSTLREVKLGQRASVYCPKCQR
- a CDS encoding lysophospholipid acyltransferase family protein, with protein sequence MSGNYLPPNPFAQWLGQTTLNLLGWRIEGELPRLDKFVAIGAHHTSNWDFVLFIALKFVLRLNARWFGKHSIFVWPFAGLLRSWGGIAIQRHLTLNMVEQAVQRFQQADEFILVLSPEGTRKRVERWRMGFYHIACGAGVPIVPAALDYANRRVVIGAPFMPTGDAEADLRTLLAFFRPYEPKKPQYAFHGD